CTCTGCGGTGGCCGCTGGGGAAGCACCTCTGTCCCTCGGCTCCGATACTGGCGGCTCCATCCGTCAACCTGCTTCGTTCTGCGGCATTGTGGGTCTCAAACCGACCTACGGCTTAGTTTCCCGCTATGGGCTCGTTGCCTTTGCTTCCTCCTTGGATCAGATTGGCCCCTTTTCTACCACGGTGGAAGATGCGGCGATCCTGCTGGGGGCGATCGCAGGCTATGACCCGAAGGACTCCACCAGCTTGAAGGTCGAAGTTCCTGACTATACCCAGTACCTCAAGACCGATCTGAAGGGTAAAAAGGTTGGAGTCATTCAAGAAACCTTTGGCGAAGGCTTGAACCCAGAAGTGGCGGCAGCCACCCAGAAAGCCATTCAGCAACTCAAAGACCTGGGTGCAGAGATTATTGACATTTCCTGTCCTCGGTTCCGGTATGGTATTTCGGCCTACTACATCATTGCACCATCGGAAGCCTCGGCTAACCTGGCACGCTATGACGGTGTACGCTACGGTCGCCGGGTAGAAGATGCTGAAGACTTGATGGAAATGTATACCCGCACGAGAGCCGAAGGCTTTGGGGCGGAGGTGAAGCGGCGGATCATGATTGGCACCTACGCCCTATCTGCGGGGTATTACGACGCCTATTACCTCAAAGCGCAAAAAGTACGCACCCTGATCAAACAGGACTTTGAAGCGGCCTTTGAAAAAGTGGATGTCCTCGTTTCACCGACTGCACCCACCACTGCCTTCAAGATTGGCGATAAAATGTCCGATCCGCTCAGCATGTACCTGGATGACTTGATGACGATTCCGGTGAATCTGGCAGGGTTACCCGGTCTGAGTTTGCCCTGTGGCATCGATTCCAACGGCTTACCGATCGGTTTGCAGATCATCGGGAATGTGCTGCGGGAAGATCAAGTGTTCCACACGGCCTATGCCTACGAGCAAGCTACCGAATGGCATACCCAACGCCCAGCCCTGTAGTCAGAGCAGGATGAAGGCCATCAATTACCATCAATTACAATTACCATCAATTAACTGTAAGGCCACGAATTATTAAGACCACGAATTATTAAGACCTAGGGAAGCTCTCCAGATGACTATCAAGTCAAGGCTGGGGAGCTTTTTCGATCGAAACTCTACCTGCTGTCGCTGAATGGCAGGTAGACTGTCAAATTTTGAAAAGGTTCCCGAAATCCATGGGATAGGGCGTGAATGGATGCATAGAAGATTCGATAGTCTGATATTCAACTATTTTGAAGGTTGCAGCTCTATGCCCTCCCCTGATTTTTCGGCCATTCTCCCAAAAGTTTCACAGTTTGATTTCCAATACGAAACTGCGAAGTATCACCCCAAAATTGCCTTAACCCTCGCCAAGGCTTCGAAATTAGCCTATTTCGCCCCTGAAGATGTCATTCCATTTGTGAAACAGACTTGGCACTTTACAGATTGTCAATTCCTGAATGAGAAAGAAACCCAGGCCTACTTGATGGTGAATGATCAAGTCATCATCGTCGCCTTTCGCGGATCGACAGAGCAGGCA
The Alkalinema sp. FACHB-956 DNA segment above includes these coding regions:
- the gatA gene encoding Asp-tRNA(Asn)/Glu-tRNA(Gln) amidotransferase subunit GatA produces the protein MASIRELHEQLVKKERSAVEITQEALDRIAAVDGKVQSFLMVTGDRALEQAKAVDAKIAAGEEIGLLAGIPIAVKDNICTKDVRTTCASRILENFVPPYDATVNQKLLDADMVMVGKTNMDEFAMGGSTETSAFQKTANPWDLDRVPGGSSGGSASAVAAGEAPLSLGSDTGGSIRQPASFCGIVGLKPTYGLVSRYGLVAFASSLDQIGPFSTTVEDAAILLGAIAGYDPKDSTSLKVEVPDYTQYLKTDLKGKKVGVIQETFGEGLNPEVAAATQKAIQQLKDLGAEIIDISCPRFRYGISAYYIIAPSEASANLARYDGVRYGRRVEDAEDLMEMYTRTRAEGFGAEVKRRIMIGTYALSAGYYDAYYLKAQKVRTLIKQDFEAAFEKVDVLVSPTAPTTAFKIGDKMSDPLSMYLDDLMTIPVNLAGLPGLSLPCGIDSNGLPIGLQIIGNVLREDQVFHTAYAYEQATEWHTQRPAL